Genomic segment of Leishmania panamensis strain MHOM/PA/94/PSC-1 chromosome 20 sequence:
GCACACCTGTTCGCACATACACCCCCTTCCTGCATTCCCGACACATCGAcgctgtccccccccccaacacacCGGCCCTCGTCTTaattttctctctctccccactgTCTCTCTTGTGTCAACAACGGCGCCCATTGGCCGTAGCGtagaaagagggaaagacacaGCTGCCTGCAgccctgcctctcccctttcccccttccttccctcgtGCGCGTACACAAGAGCTGCTACTCATCCTTGTCGTTGTTTTAGTAGCTCCAGACGGCACCTCCTTTCTCAAACAGTCTCTCTCTTACCCCCACACCCAAAACCCCCTATATATTCATAGAGGTTACCGCTACAGCCCCCCTCTTCGTTGCTTAGTGTTTGTATTTTGCTCGTTAGATCccctcgctcttcctccagcaTCGTCATCCCGTGCACACGTAGACGCCCAGTAGACGATTTATTCATCTGTTCGCACCTACGCTCACGTTTCTCGCTGTGTAGTAGGAGTGGCACCTAGAGGTACCCATGCGGAAGTAATAGAGCCTGCACACATTCattctccccttcccccagaCACATACagatagagagagacagcagcgccgtgacgATGACGTCTCTTTTTCGTCGGTTGCGTTCCTCATCTccgtcaccgctgcgcacggGCGGAAAGAGCGACCTCGTGGGAGCCGACGTGTTTCTCGTGCAGGTAATCGCGTTTGGCGAGGTCTTTGCCGTCCCCGTGTGCAGGACAACCCCTGTCACGGTTGTCCTGCGCCATGTGAtggaggcagcggtgacggaggagcaggcagCAGAGCTGGGTAGCGTGGGGGCGACACTGTACTACAAGGATAAGCCGCTCCAGCTCGACGGAACAATGGCGACGgtctcgcgcagcgccgtcctcCACCTGCACTCGAGCGTGTCgatcacctcctccatcatcCGCAATTGTCGGAACGGTGCCGTGTCGATGCTGCCGGGTAGTCGCCGGCGGCACGCCCACACGACGGCCACCATGCAGCCCTGCCTGCAGGGCAAGAGCGTCGTCAGCGGTGGCTGTGGGGACCTCGGCTCCCTTACCCCTCACCGGCTTTCATCTGGTTTTGCGGGTCTTTCTTCGGAATGCAGCCCCAATACAGAGCGGCAGGAAAGCCCCGCGGGCGCGAGACTCGGTAGCATCTGCGAGTCTGTCTCCTCCGCCTACCCCAACATGGGGCTGATGAGTACACCGATGCTGCCCGAGGCAGCTTCCGTGAAGATGTGGCcaccggcggtgctgccgatGATGTCTGCCGTGCCCGTCGCAACGGCTACGGGGACCGGCATCGTTAGTGAGACACCGTGCTACTATTTTGTCCCCTGCGCAGGTGCCGCGGCGCAAACCTCGATACGGCTGCTCAGCACTCAGAGCCGCAGTGCGTCAGGGCTGTCGCTCATGGCGAGCCGTCGTCGCGACAGCGCCGTTGAATTTGCGAACAACTACCGCTTCGTTCCGGTCGGCGTCAGCCCGTTCGacatcgccgccaccactgcagtcGACCTGTTGTcgtcctcccctcttccttccccacccAACGTGTCCGCCGTGGCCGCCAGCCGTTTCTCAGACAGTAGCGACCGATACTTGGTCTTGTACCTGCGTCTGCCACGCGACAGGGCAGTCGCCTGCatgtctgccgctgccctgaACACCGACCGCAGTGTTGTCGTGGATGCGGTGGAGGCAGACGAGGTGCCggtcgaggcgctgctgaactcGACCATGTCGACCGTTGTGGCCGCCAAATCCTGTGCCACCAGAGCGTACACATATCGCCgtctgcgcgtgctgcgggACTTTCCAGTGGGCACACTGCGCGAGCTGtttgctgtggctgccgagcaccgcctgcacctcgctcatgccgaggtggaggacgagCAGAAGACCTTCCGTGAGATGAACGTGGCGCCGAACGCCGTCTTCTACTTCAAGCGGCGAGCCGAGGCAGAGCATCAGCACTCTCTGACACGCGAGCGCATTCGCGAGCAccttggtgctgctgcgacagcgctgcagtcgctggaGATGACGAAGGATGACAGTAGCGCTGAGGGGCACTCTGTCCTTTCTTGCATCGAGCCTGGGTGTCCCTCGGCGGACCTGTCCTTTCCTCAGGCCACCGTACCCATGTTCTCGGGCACCGTGCCAAGCGTTGGTGCTCACAACTGCAGCCAAAAcatcctcagcagcagcgtcaccttCAACGCCCTCTCCATCAAGGAGCGTATACAGGCCTTCAACGAGAACGCTGTGCACAGCTCCACCTACGGCGCTGAGCAGGCCATCTGCTCGGcggacggcggtgcggcggagCATCTGCAGTCATGGCAGAAGCAACAACGCATCACAGAGCGCGACGAGTCACCAGTCGCCACTCCGCTGAGGGAGATAGTGGGGGTGGAGTCGGAAGAGTCCTGCATCGACGTGGACTGCTGTTTGTcagatgaagaagaggaagaggcaacCACTACCATGACCATCGCGACACGCCGTGCTCCTTCACCCCAAGCTGGTTCGGCGTCACAGGT
This window contains:
- a CDS encoding hypothetical protein (TriTrypDB/GeneDB-style sysID: LpmP.20.5600), producing the protein MTSLFRRLRSSSPSPLRTGGKSDLVGADVFLVQVIAFGEVFAVPVCRTTPVTVVLRHVMEAAVTEEQAAELGSVGATLYYKDKPLQLDGTMATVSRSAVLHLHSSVSITSSIIRNCRNGAVSMLPGSRRRHAHTTATMQPCLQGKSVVSGGCGDLGSLTPHRLSSGFAGLSSECSPNTERQESPAGARLGSICESVSSAYPNMGLMSTPMLPEAASVKMWPPAVLPMMSAVPVATATGTGIVSETPCYYFVPCAGAAAQTSIRLLSTQSRSASGLSLMASRRRDSAVEFANNYRFVPVGVSPFDIAATTAVDLLSSSPLPSPPNVSAVAASRFSDSSDRYLVLYLRLPRDRAVACMSAAALNTDRSVVVDAVEADEVPVEALLNSTMSTVVAAKSCATRAYTYRRLRVLRDFPVGTLRELFAVAAEHRLHLAHAEVEDEQKTFREMNVAPNAVFYFKRRAEAEHQHSLTRERIREHLGAAATALQSLEMTKDDSSAEGHSVLSCIEPGCPSADLSFPQATVPMFSGTVPSVGAHNCSQNILSSSVTFNALSIKERIQAFNENAVHSSTYGAEQAICSADGGAAEHLQSWQKQQRITERDESPVATPLREIVGVESEESCIDVDCCLSDEEEEEATTTMTIATRRAPSPQAGSASQVTSTFCFATPPVDAAKQNVEADALHGEEVVVVEAARTTASTQLPKTRRASMLVTKLDDLCEDWTNGTSVSTALAPPRRAAEGARSLSVADALQPAVDAGEPLNPLSAHVNGGFLRPLHSTDEATDAAPRRGSLRESNKEAVTAKRGVQSPEGTPAVSRPTSTESPSAKTKRSNSASFFHPLRWLLSRQHKPHSATRSSSFGKDASAAAPLAAASSLTPSISEEVLKALRRKSENFSSKKKSKETAGTTSTRTTALAPLSAEVAVRTTGAVATTESAERGKVEMGYTAVQPQAIPGHGRPSRGSGSSYSQRTRRASASMPCQPVAFLGSDSREAANITLPTATLHAAEDISTTVEPAVLSSTRIPTPHESQTPVSILVSATQGQRSSWQSKNRSPGSCSFERVSPTASLRQRRAESGTPEYSVESPSSAHGLRIILKDPKDPTRFHYGIPVEPDCPVGELREWIAAMQRPSSAAGEVTPNLRDAQRYGIFLGDTYLPQADSATFAEVTRGRNDTVFSIRSL